The following proteins come from a genomic window of Pseudomonas sp. WJP1:
- a CDS encoding circularly permuted type 2 ATP-grasp protein, protein MPDLLDRYPLTAGTYHELLDDSGAIRPHWRRLFDQLQRSTPAQLVQRQALLTRQIQENGVTYNVYADPKGADRPWELDLLPHVIAADEWEQLSAGIAQRARLLNAVLADLYGPQRLIAEGLLPAELVFGHNNFLWPCQGIKPPDGAFLHLYAVDLARTPDGRWWVTADRTQAPSGAGYALENRTIVSRAFPELYRDLKVQHLAGFFRTLQETLARQAPSDEEAPLVVLLTPGRFNESYFEHLYLARQLGYPLVEGGDLTVRDATVYLKTLSGLRRVHAIMRRLDDDFCDPLELRTDSALGVPGLLEAVRQGRVLVANALGSGVLESPGLLGFLPKINQFLFGEELILPSIATWWCGEAPVLAQALEKLPELLIKPAFPSQSFAPLFGRDLSEKQRQELAERMQARPYAYVAQELAQLSQAPIWQAEDGQLQPRAIGMRVYAVASRDGYRVLPGGLTRVAAQADAEVVSMQRGGASKDTWVLGERSPSGEQWKAQRNIGVHDLVRRDPYLPSRVVENLFWFGRYCERCDDSARLLRIMLARYVDGDDPQALEAAVDLGERLMLLPDEGELPERLLAAILGDDWPFSLRSNLQRLQWAASQVRGKLSRENWQALVELQREAMELETEEPDFGELLDFLNRLVMSLAALSGFALDDMTRDEGWRFLMIGRRLERLQFLSGSLAAFLRGAGAFDQAGLEWLLELGNSSITYRSRYLAVAQLIPVLDLLLLDEQNPHAVLFQLKLVTRTLKRLCDDFGVPREAGLPQLVERLARFDLGCLENPLFGAASVRAAIEGLADLLQEIADASGQVSDRLALRHFAHVDDVSQRTVSV, encoded by the coding sequence ATGCCTGACCTGCTAGACCGCTACCCGCTGACGGCGGGCACCTATCACGAATTGCTCGACGACAGCGGTGCCATACGGCCGCACTGGCGTCGGCTGTTCGACCAGTTGCAGCGCAGCACACCCGCTCAATTGGTGCAGCGTCAGGCGCTACTGACCCGGCAGATCCAGGAAAACGGTGTCACCTATAACGTCTACGCCGATCCCAAGGGCGCCGATCGGCCGTGGGAGCTGGACTTGCTGCCCCATGTGATTGCCGCCGACGAGTGGGAGCAATTGTCCGCCGGCATCGCCCAGCGTGCACGTTTGCTCAATGCCGTACTGGCCGATCTCTATGGCCCGCAACGCTTGATCGCCGAAGGTCTGCTGCCGGCGGAGCTGGTATTTGGCCACAACAATTTCCTCTGGCCCTGTCAGGGCATCAAGCCGCCTGACGGAGCCTTTTTGCATCTGTACGCCGTGGATCTGGCGCGCACGCCCGATGGCCGCTGGTGGGTAACGGCCGATCGCACTCAGGCGCCGTCCGGCGCTGGCTATGCCCTGGAAAACCGCACCATCGTGTCCCGGGCCTTTCCCGAGTTGTACCGTGATTTGAAGGTGCAGCACCTGGCGGGATTCTTCCGCACCCTCCAGGAGACACTGGCCCGTCAGGCGCCAAGTGATGAAGAGGCACCGCTGGTGGTCCTGCTGACGCCGGGGCGTTTCAACGAAAGCTATTTCGAGCACCTGTACCTGGCCCGCCAGCTTGGCTACCCGTTGGTGGAAGGTGGCGACCTCACGGTGCGCGATGCCACGGTCTACCTGAAGACCCTGAGTGGTCTGCGTCGGGTCCACGCGATCATGCGCCGGCTCGACGACGACTTCTGCGACCCACTGGAATTGCGCACTGACTCGGCCTTGGGCGTACCGGGCCTGCTTGAAGCCGTGCGCCAGGGTCGGGTGCTGGTGGCCAACGCCCTCGGCAGCGGTGTGCTGGAGTCGCCGGGCTTGCTGGGCTTCCTGCCGAAGATCAACCAGTTCCTGTTTGGCGAAGAACTGATCCTGCCGTCCATTGCCACCTGGTGGTGCGGTGAGGCCCCGGTGCTGGCCCAGGCCCTGGAAAAACTGCCGGAGCTGCTGATCAAACCGGCATTTCCGTCCCAGAGTTTCGCCCCGCTATTCGGTCGAGATTTGAGTGAAAAACAGCGCCAGGAGCTCGCCGAGCGCATGCAGGCACGACCCTATGCTTACGTTGCGCAAGAACTCGCGCAGTTGTCTCAGGCGCCGATATGGCAGGCCGAGGACGGTCAATTGCAACCGCGGGCTATCGGCATGCGCGTGTATGCGGTGGCCAGTCGCGACGGTTATCGGGTGTTGCCCGGTGGCTTGACCCGTGTGGCCGCGCAAGCGGACGCCGAGGTGGTATCGATGCAGCGCGGCGGCGCCAGCAAGGACACCTGGGTGCTGGGCGAACGTTCACCGAGCGGCGAACAGTGGAAAGCCCAGCGCAATATCGGCGTGCATGACTTGGTGCGTCGCGATCCTTACCTGCCGTCGCGGGTGGTGGAAAACCTGTTCTGGTTCGGCCGTTACTGCGAGCGCTGCGATGACAGCGCCCGATTGCTGCGAATCATGTTGGCGCGTTATGTCGATGGCGATGATCCGCAGGCCTTGGAGGCGGCGGTGGATCTTGGCGAACGGCTGATGCTGTTGCCCGATGAAGGCGAACTGCCGGAGCGATTGCTGGCGGCGATACTCGGCGATGACTGGCCGTTCAGCCTGCGTTCCAACCTGCAACGTTTGCAATGGGCGGCCTCGCAGGTGCGTGGCAAGCTGTCGCGGGAGAACTGGCAGGCGCTGGTGGAGCTGCAACGCGAAGCGATGGAACTCGAGACCGAAGAACCGGACTTCGGCGAGTTGCTCGACTTCCTCAACCGGCTGGTGATGTCCCTGGCGGCGCTGTCCGGTTTTGCCCTGGACGACATGACCCGGGACGAAGGCTGGCGCTTCCTGATGATCGGCCGGCGGCTCGAACGCCTGCAGTTTCTCAGCGGCAGCCTGGCGGCGTTCCTGCGTGGCGCCGGGGCTTTCGATCAGGCGGGACTGGAATGGTTGCTAGAGCTGGGCAACAGCAGTATCACCTATCGTTCGCGGTACCTGGCGGTGGCGCAATTGATCCCGGTGCTTGACCTGTTGTTGCTCGATGAGCAGAACCCACACGCGGTGCTGTTTCAGTTGAAACTGGTGACCCGCACGCTCAAACGCCTGTGCGACGACTTCGGTGTCCCTCGCGAAGCGGGCCTGCCACAGTTGGTGGAGCGTCTGGCGCGCTTCGATCTGGGCTGCCTGGAAAACCCGTTGTTTGGCGCCGCCAGCGTGCGTGCTGCCATCGAAGGGTTGGCCGATCTGCTGCAAGAAATTGCCGATGCCAGCGGGCAGGTGTCGGATCGCCTGGCCTTGCGGCACTTCGCCCACGTCGATGATGTAAGCCAGCGCACGGTGTCCGTCTGA
- a CDS encoding transglutaminase family protein gives MSAHYQIFHDTHYHYDSPVSLAQQLAHLWPRPCAWQRCSDQQLQISPDPTSRRDELDVFGNPLTRLAFERPHDELLVNASLTIEVLPRPLVDFNRSPAWEDTRNALTYSSQPLSPQLLEACRYRFESPYVHLKRNFVEFSESCFPAGRPLLLGVQALMEKIFSEFTFDAEATQVATPLVEVLERRRGVCQDFAHLMLACIRSRGLAARYISGYLLTQPPPGQPRLIGADASHAWVSVFCPVSGWVDFDPTNNVQPALEHITLAWGRDFSDVSPLRGVILGGGNHDPEVRVTVMPLD, from the coding sequence ATGAGTGCTCATTACCAGATTTTCCACGATACCCATTATCACTATGACAGTCCGGTGTCCCTGGCCCAGCAACTGGCGCATTTGTGGCCCAGGCCTTGTGCGTGGCAGCGCTGCTCCGACCAGCAATTGCAGATCAGTCCGGACCCGACTTCACGCCGCGATGAGCTGGATGTGTTCGGCAACCCGTTGACCCGGCTGGCGTTCGAGCGTCCCCATGATGAACTGCTGGTCAATGCCAGCCTGACGATCGAGGTGCTGCCCCGGCCCTTGGTTGATTTCAATCGATCCCCAGCGTGGGAAGACACCCGCAACGCGCTGACGTACAGCAGCCAGCCGCTTTCGCCACAATTGCTCGAAGCCTGCCGTTACCGGTTCGAATCACCTTATGTGCATCTCAAGCGCAATTTCGTCGAGTTTTCCGAGAGCTGCTTTCCGGCGGGGCGGCCGCTGTTGCTCGGGGTGCAGGCCTTGATGGAGAAAATCTTCAGCGAATTCACCTTCGATGCCGAGGCGACGCAGGTCGCTACCCCCCTGGTGGAAGTGCTGGAACGCCGGCGCGGGGTTTGCCAGGACTTCGCCCACCTGATGCTCGCTTGCATACGCTCCCGTGGATTGGCCGCGCGCTACATCAGCGGCTACCTGTTGACCCAGCCACCGCCAGGTCAACCGCGATTGATTGGCGCCGATGCGTCCCATGCCTGGGTCTCGGTGTTTTGTCCGGTGTCGGGCTGGGTGGATTTCGATCCGACCAATAATGTGCAACCGGCGCTGGAGCACATCACCCTGGCCTGGGGCCGGGATTTCTCCGATGTGTCGCCGTTGCGGGGAGTCATTCTGGGGGGAGGCAATCATGATCCGGAAGTTCGGGTCACAGTGATGCCATTGGACTAA
- a CDS encoding TIGR00730 family Rossman fold protein translates to MSLTSVCVFCGASTGTNPAYREAAVALGQALAERKLTLVYGGGAVGLMGIVADAALAAGGEVIGIIPQSLKDKEIGHSGLTRLEVVDGMHARKARMAELSDAFIALPGGLGTLEELFEVWTWGQLGYHGKPLGLLEVNGFYSKLTGFLDHIVGEGFVRAVHRDMLQVSESPQTLLDALDRWQPTVAPKWVEQKPD, encoded by the coding sequence ATGTCTTTAACATCCGTTTGTGTATTCTGCGGCGCCAGCACTGGCACCAACCCTGCTTATCGTGAAGCAGCCGTGGCCCTTGGCCAGGCCTTGGCCGAGCGCAAGCTGACCCTGGTCTACGGCGGTGGAGCCGTGGGGCTGATGGGCATCGTTGCCGACGCGGCATTGGCGGCCGGCGGTGAAGTGATCGGGATCATCCCGCAGAGCCTCAAGGACAAGGAAATCGGCCACAGCGGCCTGACCCGCCTGGAAGTGGTCGACGGCATGCATGCGCGCAAGGCTCGGATGGCCGAGCTCAGCGATGCTTTCATCGCTTTGCCCGGCGGCCTGGGCACCCTGGAAGAGTTGTTCGAAGTCTGGACCTGGGGCCAGTTGGGCTACCACGGCAAACCGTTGGGTTTGCTGGAAGTGAATGGTTTCTACAGCAAACTCACCGGTTTTCTCGATCATATCGTCGGCGAAGGCTTCGTTCGCGCGGTACACCGTGACATGCTGCAGGTGAGCGAATCGCCGCAGACGCTGCTCGACGCCCTCGATCGCTGGCAGCCGACCGTTGCGCCCAAATGGGTCGAGCAAAAACCCGACTAA
- the azu gene encoding azurin has protein sequence MFAKLVAVSLLTLASSQLMAAECKVTVDSTDQMSFDTKAIEIDKSCKTFTVELKHSGSLPKNVMGHNLVISKEADMQPIATDGLSAGIDKNYLKEGDARIIAHTKIIGAKETDSVTFDVSKLDANEKYGFFCSFPGHISMMKGTVTLK, from the coding sequence ATGTTTGCCAAACTTGTTGCGGTATCCCTGTTGACACTGGCCAGCAGCCAATTGATGGCTGCCGAGTGCAAAGTCACCGTTGACTCCACTGACCAGATGTCTTTCGACACGAAGGCCATTGAAATCGACAAGAGCTGCAAGACTTTTACCGTGGAATTGAAGCACTCCGGCAGCCTGCCGAAAAACGTCATGGGCCATAACCTGGTCATCAGTAAAGAAGCCGACATGCAGCCGATCGCGACCGACGGTCTGAGCGCCGGCATCGACAAGAACTACCTGAAAGAAGGCGACGCACGCATCATCGCCCACACCAAGATCATCGGCGCCAAGGAGACCGACTCGGTGACCTTCGACGTGTCCAAGCTCGATGCCAATGAAAAGTACGGCTTCTTCTGCTCGTTCCCGGGCCATATTTCGATGATGAAAGGCACGGTTACTCTGAAATAA
- the nadE gene encoding ammonia-dependent NAD(+) synthetase, with protein MQAVQREIAEQLKVQPPFADEAALEAEVARRITFIQDCLVNSGLKTLVLGISGGVDSLTAGLLAQRAVRELRQRSGDATYKFIAVRLPYETQFDEHDAQASVDFIKPDERHTVNIGPAVKALANEVAAFEGKHAVSVDFVLGNTKARMRMVAQYTIAGAAHGLVIGTDHAAEAVMGFFTKFGDGACDLAPLSGLVKNQVRAIARSFGAPESLVEKIPTADLEDLSPGKPDEASHGVTYAEIDAFLHGEPVREEAFQIIVNTYNKTHHKRVMPFAP; from the coding sequence ATGCAAGCCGTACAGCGTGAGATTGCTGAACAGCTCAAGGTCCAACCGCCGTTCGCCGACGAAGCTGCCCTCGAAGCCGAAGTCGCCCGGCGGATTACCTTCATCCAGGATTGCCTGGTCAATTCCGGGCTCAAGACCCTGGTGCTGGGCATCAGTGGTGGTGTCGACTCCCTGACCGCCGGCCTGCTGGCCCAGCGTGCGGTCCGTGAGCTGCGCCAGCGCAGCGGTGATGCCACCTACAAATTCATCGCCGTACGGCTGCCGTACGAAACCCAGTTCGATGAACATGACGCCCAGGCCTCGGTGGACTTCATCAAACCGGACGAGCGCCACACGGTGAATATCGGCCCGGCGGTCAAGGCCCTGGCCAACGAAGTCGCGGCGTTCGAAGGCAAGCATGCGGTGTCGGTGGATTTCGTGCTCGGCAACACCAAGGCGCGCATGCGCATGGTCGCCCAGTACACCATCGCCGGCGCGGCCCATGGCCTGGTGATCGGCACCGATCATGCGGCGGAAGCGGTGATGGGCTTCTTCACCAAGTTCGGTGACGGCGCCTGCGACCTGGCACCGCTCAGTGGCCTGGTGAAAAACCAGGTCCGTGCCATCGCCCGCAGCTTCGGCGCACCGGAATCGCTGGTGGAAAAAATCCCGACTGCCGACCTTGAGGACCTGTCACCGGGCAAACCGGACGAAGCGTCCCATGGCGTGACGTACGCCGAGATCGACGCCTTCCTGCACGGCGAACCGGTGCGCGAAGAGGCGTTCCAGATCATCGTGAATACGTACAACAAGACGCATCACAAGCGGGTGATGCCGTTTGCGCCTTGA
- the pncB gene encoding nicotinate phosphoribosyltransferase: MSESVFADRIVQNLLDTDFYKLTMMQAVLHNYPNVEVEWEFRCRNSEDLRPYLAEIRFQIERLAELSLSADQLSFLERITFLKPDFLRFLGLFRFNLRYIHTGIENGELFIRLRGPWLHVILFEVPILAIVSEVRNRYRYREIVLEQAREQLYRKFDWLSANASSEELSELQVADFGTRRRFSYRVQEEVVNVLKHDFPGRFVGTSNVHLSRELDMKPLGTMAHEWIMAHQQLGPRLIDSQIAALDCWVREYRGLLGIALTDCITLDAFLGDFDLFFAKLFDGLRHDSGDPVVWAEKAIAHYHKLGIDPMSKTLTFSDSLTLPRSLEIFRALRGRINVSFGIGTNLTCDIPGVEPMSIVLKMTACNGAPVAKISDEPGKTHCTDPNFVAYLRHVFQVPAPL, from the coding sequence ATGAGCGAGAGTGTATTTGCCGATCGCATCGTGCAGAACCTGCTCGACACCGACTTCTACAAACTGACGATGATGCAGGCGGTGCTGCACAACTACCCTAACGTAGAAGTCGAATGGGAGTTTCGTTGCCGTAACAGCGAAGATTTGCGCCCGTACCTGGCGGAGATCCGTTTCCAGATCGAACGGCTGGCCGAGCTGAGCCTGAGCGCCGACCAATTGAGTTTTCTGGAGCGCATCACTTTCCTGAAGCCGGATTTCCTGCGTTTTCTCGGGCTGTTTCGCTTCAACTTGCGCTACATCCACACGGGTATCGAAAACGGCGAACTGTTCATCCGCCTGCGGGGCCCGTGGCTGCACGTGATCCTGTTCGAGGTACCGATTCTGGCCATCGTCAGTGAGGTGCGTAACCGCTATCGCTATCGGGAGATTGTCCTGGAGCAGGCGCGCGAGCAGCTCTATCGCAAGTTCGACTGGCTGAGTGCCAACGCCAGCAGCGAGGAATTGTCCGAGTTGCAGGTAGCCGATTTCGGCACACGTCGTCGCTTCTCCTACCGTGTACAGGAGGAAGTGGTGAATGTGCTCAAGCACGATTTCCCCGGGCGCTTCGTCGGCACCAGCAACGTGCACCTGTCCCGGGAGCTGGACATGAAACCGCTGGGCACCATGGCCCACGAATGGATCATGGCCCACCAGCAACTCGGCCCGCGGCTGATCGACAGCCAGATCGCCGCCCTCGATTGCTGGGTCCGCGAATACCGAGGCCTGCTAGGGATCGCGCTGACCGACTGCATCACCCTTGATGCTTTCCTGGGCGATTTCGACCTGTTTTTCGCCAAGCTTTTCGACGGTTTGCGCCACGACTCGGGCGATCCGGTGGTTTGGGCGGAAAAAGCCATCGCGCACTATCACAAGCTCGGTATCGACCCGATGAGCAAGACGCTGACCTTCTCCGACAGCCTGACGCTACCCAGGTCCCTGGAGATTTTTCGGGCGCTGCGGGGTCGAATCAATGTCAGCTTCGGTATCGGCACCAACCTGACGTGTGACATTCCGGGTGTCGAACCGATGAGCATCGTGCTTAAAATGACGGCCTGCAACGGCGCGCCGGTGGCGAAGATCTCCGACGAGCCCGGCAAGACTCACTGCACAGACCCGAATTTCGTTGCCTATTTGCGACACGTTTTCCAAGTTCCTGCCCCCCTCTAG
- a CDS encoding LysR family transcriptional regulator, which yields MLNKRYLPSIAALQCFEAVTRHLSFTRAAEELNLTQSAVSKQVAQLEELLQHLLFRRVRRRLQMTPAGDLYLVEVRKILTQVEMSTHYLRSYGGETEVLRVSTPSTFGARWLVPRLKGWRLRHPSIHLDLCNEQEADDLVQGRSDLAFYFGQGSRPGTECLKLFSEELVPVCAPSSLPDTPFTDPTQLTDLVLLQNASRPQAWHDWFDSQGYHTEHSYHGPRFETFYMCIRAAQVGCGVALLPRFLVEEELADGKLVIPWQHAMPSTDAYYLAYPEHSAEVPKVRDFVKWMLEQV from the coding sequence ATGCTGAACAAACGCTATTTGCCCTCGATCGCTGCGCTGCAGTGTTTCGAAGCCGTGACCCGCCACCTGAGTTTCACCCGGGCCGCCGAAGAGCTGAACCTGACCCAGAGCGCCGTCAGTAAACAGGTGGCGCAACTGGAAGAGCTGTTGCAGCACCTGCTGTTTCGCCGGGTTCGCCGACGCCTGCAAATGACGCCAGCGGGCGATCTGTACCTGGTGGAGGTACGAAAAATCCTCACCCAAGTAGAGATGTCGACCCATTACCTGCGTTCCTACGGGGGTGAAACCGAAGTCCTGCGCGTCTCCACACCCTCGACCTTCGGCGCTCGCTGGCTGGTACCACGCCTCAAGGGCTGGCGCCTGCGCCATCCGTCGATCCATCTGGACCTGTGCAATGAACAGGAAGCCGACGACCTGGTGCAAGGCCGCAGCGACCTGGCGTTCTACTTCGGCCAGGGTTCGCGTCCGGGCACCGAATGCCTGAAATTGTTCAGCGAAGAGCTTGTGCCGGTCTGTGCCCCAAGCAGCCTGCCCGACACGCCGTTCACCGACCCGACGCAACTCACCGACCTGGTCCTGCTGCAAAACGCCTCCCGCCCCCAAGCCTGGCACGACTGGTTCGACAGTCAGGGCTACCACACCGAACACAGCTACCACGGCCCGCGTTTCGAAACCTTCTACATGTGCATCCGCGCGGCGCAAGTCGGCTGCGGCGTAGCACTGCTGCCAAGGTTTCTGGTGGAAGAGGAACTGGCCGACGGCAAACTGGTCATTCCCTGGCAGCATGCGATGCCCAGCACTGACGCCTATTACCTGGCGTACCCGGAACATTCGGCGGAAGTGCCCAAGGTGCGCGATTTCGTGAAGTGGATGCTGGAGCAGGTGTAG